One window of the Rosa rugosa chromosome 3, drRosRugo1.1, whole genome shotgun sequence genome contains the following:
- the LOC133741400 gene encoding uncharacterized protein LOC133741400: MESTTTPEIAKKLSNMLRLMKKRGKILGKSVNDFMLRHHTTLDSVRCRSLDDVHVSFVYPMEYEFSCSSSPPHHQRSRTPGHLTSSKRNNTNYYNGRYHHQHSRRSVYVPMMCEDVLGSKNVSFCGGDVVEPLRRRPRVRRVRITEWEPLFPLNTSEEEEEEEWHVDKAAQEFIDKFYRDLMLQKWNMVADRCY, from the coding sequence ATGGAATCTACTACCACACCAGAGATAGCAAAGAAGCTAAGCAACATGTTACGTCTAATGAAGAAACGTGGCAAGATCCTAGGCAAGTCGGTAAACGACTTCATGCTCCGCCACCACACCACCCTCGACTCAGTCCGCTGCCGCTCACTCGACGACGTGCACGTGTCATTCGTGTACCCCATGGAGTACGAGTTCAGCTGCAGCAGCAGCCCACCGCACCACCAACGGTCGCGCACACCCGGCCACCTTACCAGCAGCAAGCGCAACAACACCAACTACTACAACGGCCGTTATCATCACCAGCACTCGCGGCGGTCCGTTTACGTGCCGATGATGTGCGAGGACGTTTTGGGGAGTAAGAATGTGTCCTTCTGCGGCGGTGACGTGGTGGAGCCGCTGCGGCGGAGGCCGAGGGTGAGGAGGGTTAGGATAACGGAGTGGGAGCCGTTATTTCCGTTGAACACCagtgaagaagaggaggaggaggagtggcATGTGGACAAGGCAGCGCAGGAATTCATCGACAAGTTTTATCGGGATCTAATGTTGCAAAAGTGGAATATGGTAGCAGATCGATGCTATTAG
- the LOC133738952 gene encoding GATA transcription factor 12 has protein sequence MEAPEYFQNSFCPQFVTEKQRHSFDNTKANNGAGAGDGFMVEDLLDFSNDDAVITDAAAASAFDNVTGNSTDSSTLTVIDSSCNSSSLSGCEPANFPADFGSRNFNEVPFSSDLCVPYDDLAELEWQLSSFSEESFSSEDLQKLQLISGMKARPDEAASETRHFQPDPNNHIISNHNNNNPIFNSDISVPAKARSKRSRAAPCNWTSRLLLLTPKESSPESSDVVISEPPSLPPVASSVGKKTLKAAPKKKENPEGGAAVPGDGRKCLHCSTDKTPQWRTGPMGPKTLCNACGVRYKSGRLVPEYRPAASPTFVLTKHSNSHRKVLELRRQKEMVRAQHQYIHHQPPPHHHHHHHHHNPNMIFDVNGGDYLIHQHVGPDFRQLI, from the exons ATGGAGGCACCCGAATATTTTCAGAACAGCTTCTGCCCACAATTCGTAACCGAAAAGCAGCGACACTCTTTCGACAACACCAAGGCCAACAATGGCGCCGGTGCAGGCGACGGTTTCATGGTGGAGGACCTTCTTGACTTTTCTAACGACGACGCTGTCATTACCGACgctgctgctgcttctgcttttgatAACGTCACCGGAAACTCCACCGACTCCTCCACCCTCACCGTCATCGACAGCAGCTGCAATTCTTCCTCGTTATCCGGCTGCGAACCGGCCAATTTCCCCGCCGATTTCGGAAGCCGGAATTTCAACGAAGTCCCCTTCTCCAGTGACCTCTGCGTTCCG tACGACGATTTAGCTGAGCTCGAATGGCAGCTCTCGAGTTTCTCGGAGGAGTCGTTTTCCAGCGAGGACCTCCAGAAGCTGCAGCTCATATCCGGAATGAAAGCCCGACCCGACGAGGCCGCCTCCGAGACCCGCCACTTCCAACCTGACCCAAACAACCACATCATCAGCAACCACAATAATAACAACCCGATATTCAACTCGGACATTTCGGTACCCGCCAAGGCGCGGAGTAAACGGTCCCGGGCAGCCCCGTGCAACTGGACTTCCCGCCTCCTCCTTCTCACGCCTAAAGAATCCTCTCCGGAGTCGTCCGACGTCGTCATTTCGGAACCGCCGTCGCTGCCTCCGGTGGCGTCTAGTGTCGGCAAGAAGACACTAAAGGCCGCGCCAAAGAAGAAGGAGAATCCAGAAGGCGGCGCCGCCGTGCCCGGGGACGGCCGGAAGTGTCTGCATTGCTCAACGGATAAGACTCCGCAGTGGCGGACCGGGCCCATGGGCCCGAAGACGCTCTGCAACGCCTGCGGAGTCCGGTATAAGTCGGGCCGGCTCGTGCCTGAATACAGGCCCGCGGCCAGCCCGACTTTTGTGCTAACGAAGCACTCCAACTCGCACCGTAAGGTGCTGGAGCTGCGGCGGCAGAAAGAGATGGTGAGAGCTCAGCACCAGTACATTCATCACCAGCCACCGCcgcaccaccatcaccaccaccaccaccataatCCCAACATGATTTTCGACGTTAATGGCGGTGATTACTTAATTCACCAACACGTGGGGCCCGATTTCAGGCAGCTGATCTAG
- the LOC133736665 gene encoding casein kinase 1-like protein HD16, whose protein sequence is MPEPRRRNRTPKNPDPITRRAALRKTNCGKINKTRNNRKKKSGPVLETRSFELKEHQVRDFRAMDEYDSGGRSGDKGPVAEEEISAPIPDKVQVGGSPLYKVERKLGKGGFGQVYVGRRTAPGPGAIEVALKFEHRSSKGCNYGPPYEWQIYNALGGSHGVPRVHYKGRQADYYIMVMDILGPSLWDVWNNSSHTMSIEMVACIAIEAISILEKMHSRGYVHGDVKPENFLLGPPGTPEEKKLFLVDLGLATRWRDSSTGLHVDYDQRPDVFRGTVRYASVHAHLGRTGSRRDDLESLAYTLIFLLRGRLPWQGYQGENKGFLVCKKKMATSPETLCCFCPQPFRLFVEYVVNLKFDEEPNYAKYISLFDGVVGPNPDIRPINTDGAQKLICQVGQKRGRLTMEEEDDEQPKKKIRMGMPATQWISVYNARRPMKQRYHYNVADVRLSQHIEKGNEDGLFISSVASCSNLWALIMDAGTGFSSQVYELSPFFLHKEWIMEQWDKNYYISAIAGANNGSSLVVMSKGTSFLQQSYKVSESFPFKWINKKWREGFYVTAMATAGSRWAIVMSRGAGFSDQVVELDFLYPSEGIHRRWDSGYRITSTAATWDQAALVLSVPRRKPADETQETLRTSAFPSTHVKEKWAKNLYIASICYGRTVS, encoded by the exons ATGCCTGAGCCGCGCCGCAGAAATCGGACCCCTAAAAACCCCGACCCGATTACCCGAAGGGCCGCACTGAGGAAGACGAATTGTGGTAAAATTAATAAGACTAGGAATAATCGGAAGAAGAAGAGCGGTCCGGTGCTCGAAACGAGGTCGTTTGAGTTGAAGGAACACCAGGTTAGGGATTTCAGAGCCATGGATGAGTACGATAGCGGTGGCCGCAGCGGCGATAAGGGTCCGGTAGCTGAGGAAGAAATCTCAGCTCCTATTCCTGACAAG GTCCAGGTTGGTGGTTCCCCGCTGTACAAAGTAGAGAGGAAATTGGGGAAAGGAGGCTTTGGACAAGTATATGTTGGCCGGCGCACTGCACCCGGCCCTGGAGCTATTGAG GTTGCCTTGAAATTTGAGCATAGAAGCAGTAAAGGATGTAATTATGGCCCACCATATGAGTGGCAAATTTACAA TGCACTTGGTGGTAGTCATGGAGTTCCAAGAGTTCATTATAAGGGCCGGCAAGCTGACTACTATATCATG GTTATGGATATTCTTGGGCCTAGTTTGTGGGATGTCTGGAATAACAGCTCGCACAC AATGTCAATTGAAATGGTTGCATGTATTGCCATTGAAGCAATTTCCATATTGGAGAAGATGCACTCTAGAGG ATATGTGCATGGAGATGTGAAACCTGAGAACTTTTTGCTTGGTCCGCCTGGAACTCCTGAGGAGAAGAAGCTATTCCTCGTTGACCTTGGATTAG CCACCAGGTGGCGAGATAGTTCAACTGGCCTGCATGTAGATTATGATCAACGTCCAGATGTTTTCAG GGGAACTGTGCGGTATGCAAGTGTGCATGCTCATCTTGGTAGAACTGGTAGCAGGAGAGATGACTTGGAATCTTTAGCTTACACATTGATATTTCTTCTCCGTGGGCGGTTACCTTGGCAAGGATACCAG GGAGAAAATAAAGGATTCCTTGTCTGCAAGAAAAAGATGGCCACTTCTCCAGAAACTCTATGTTGCTTTTGCCCTCAACCATTCAGACTTTTTGTTGAGTATGTGGTgaatttgaagtttgatgaagAACCGAACTATGCAAAATATATATCCCTTTTTGATGGAGTTGTTGGTCCAAATCCGGATATTAGACCAATAAATACTGATGGTGCTCAGAAG CTTATATGTCAGGTTGGACAAAAGAGAGGGCGATTAACCATGGAGGAAGAGGACGACGAGCAGCCAAAGAAGAAAATTCGCATGGGGATGCCGGCAACACAATGGATTAGTGTTTACAATGCTCGTAGGCCTATGAAGCAAAG ATATCACTACAATGTGGCAGATGTGAGGCTTTCCCAACATATTGAGAAAGGAAATGAAGATGGGTTGTTTATCAGCAGTGTGGCTTCCTGTTCAAATCTTTGGGCTCTCATTATGGATGCTGGAACTGGATTCAGTTCCCAAGTTTATGAACTCTCTCCATTTTTTCTCCACAAG GAATGGATCATGGAACAATGGGACAAAAATTACTATATCAGCGCAATAGCAGGAGCTAACAATGGAAGCTCTTTGGTTGTAATGTCTAAAG GGACCTCATTCTTACAGCAGTCCTATAAAGTCAGTGAGTCATTTCCTTTCAAGTGGATTAATAAAAAATGGAGGGAAGGATTTTATGTTACTGCGATGGCCACTGCAGGGAGTAGATGGGCTATTGTTATGTCTCGGGGTGCAGGATTTTCTGACCAG GTTGTAGAACTAGATTTTCTGTATCCTAGTGAAGGTATTCATCGAAGGTGGGACAGTGGTTACCGCATCACGTCAACTGCAGCAACTTGGGATCAGGCAGCTCTCGTTCTTAGTGTTCCAAGGAGAAAACCTGCTGATGAAACACAAGAGACTCTTCGAACCTCTGCTTTTCCAAGTACACATGTGAAG GAGAAATGGGCAAAAAACCTTTACATAGCATCTATTTGTTATGGTCGAACTGTGTCATGA